From the genome of Alteromonas stellipolaris:
GTCATCTGCTAATTTGCTGATACAAGCCCAAATGGCGGTTGGCAACAAGCCTGGTGCAGAAAAAACAATAAACGACGGTGTAGTACTGGCACAAAAACTGGCTAAACAAGAACCTGAAAATGAAGCCTGGATGACCAAAGTTGCTACATTAATGTTCTTCTATTGGGATTATCATTTGCTCTTCGACACACAAGAAAAGAAACCTGACCCAGAACTGCTTAACCTCACTCGTGGTGCATATAAAAAAACTAAAAATCTGCCTATAAAACAAAAAATTTACAGTGTGAAATTGGGGTTCGAAGACCGCGAACATTCACGGGTGATATTAGATATTGCTAAGCCATCCCTAGACTTCAATAGTGAGTCTACCCCGCGCCTACTTTGGGAACTGCATTTAAAATGCAGTTATCACTCCTGCACTATTGGTAAGGATACCGGGAAAGATGTAGGCAAAGGAGAAAGTGAAAGCTTAGCCCTCGCACATTTCACATCAGCGCACACTAACAAACCATCGAAAGATATGAATGATTCATTAACTGAATTCTATTTTTTACTTGTGTCATCTAAGCGAAGTGCGGCTAAAGATGTGCTGCTAGGTCTGCAAAAACAAGGGTATTTACATCCTCAGTTAACAGACGCCGTTAATCGCGCTCAAGACGACATTTAACCCCTGAAAGGAGTTTCAGATGAACCATCAAGATGATCTTAGTCAAAAAAAGGCGCACAGCTACACCTTATATTTATCAGTATTTACCGAAAACCTTTTAGCTCAGACATTAAAAGAGGGCGAAGGCACTGAAGAGGGGGAAGCCTACTTTTTCAAATACGAAGGAGAAGACTATACAAACGGAAAGTTAATAATACCGCAAAGCAAGTTTGACGAGGGGTATGTGAAAATCACTATCATATTAAATCAAACAGCATCGGGTAATAAGCTCGAGAAATCCGGCTATAAATTCGCTTGGATCCATGCTCGCCGAGCTGGTGAAAAAGAAGACTACATTGGCCGAGGCCAGAGATTCGAAATGCAAAGTTGGGAAAACCACAGCGTTTCATTCTTCTTAACCGATAAAATGCAATATAAAACGGCGAAAGGTTGGAAAAGCCTAAACTCCTGCGCGCTGGCGCTGGATGTATGGGTACAACATACTTACCAATCGCAACTCACCAAGAAACTCACTGTTGATAAAATTAACTGCGACCCACAAATTGAGATTCAACCTGTGTAACGATGAGATTTGTTAGAACAAAAACTAGTGGGTGAGAATAATACTCTTTACACTTTAAGGGTTATTTAAGCTAGACTGGCAATATCAAATATTAGTTATATAAGCTAGCTGCATAATCTGGTTTTGCGCTAATAGATGAATGCAACATTTTTACTAACCTTAATACTTGCACTAAATTCGGCAAAAGGAGTTTCACCATGAAAAACAAAGCAATTGCGTTAGCATTATTACTTACTATTGTAGGCTGTTCTGAGTCAAACGAAGAGTCAGCAGAAGAAGCCAAAAAAGAAGCCATGATGGAAATGGAGAAAGCTGGCGACGCGACAGCTGAAGGCTACAAAGAAGCAAAAGAAAAAACAGTTGATGCTTGGGACGAGACTAAAGATTCAGCATCAAGTGCTTATGAAGACGGCAAAGACATGGCCTCTGATGCGTATGAAGATGGCAAAGATATGGCGTCTGACGCGTATGAAGATGGTAAAGAGAAGGGTGCAGAGATGATGGATGCTGGCGCTGAGAAAGTGCGTGAAGCATGTATTGCAATGAAGAAGAAAATGGGTGGTGACGTAAGCGAATGTGATAGTAAAGACTAACTTTACGCCCCCAACATTGTGTGTTTGGTACGTTTGTTACCAAACACATAATGCTTTCTTGCCTTTCTTATTTAGGCTAATGTCTCAATCAGTGCACCAAGCAATTTTATACTCTCAGTGCGAACTTCCTGTGAGCCGTCAATAAAGTTGAAGCGTAAGCAATTTCGGTACTTCCCTGTAGCCGAAAAAAGCTGCCCTGGCGCAATATAAATACCATATTCTTTGGCTTTATCTGCCAGTTTAACCGCGTCATATTTCGTATTTAATTCAACCCAAAGTACGTAGCCACCTTGTGGGTAACTCACACAGGTATCTGTGGGGAAATAACGCTTTATATCTGCCCTAAGTGCATCTCTTGCACTTAAATAATAGTGGCGCATTGCACGTATGTGTTTATCGTAACCGCCTTGCTCAATGTAGCTTGCTATAGCTAACTGAGGCAATGTGGGGCACATGGAACTGCTAACATACTTTGCATGAAGTACTTTGTTCCTGAAGCTTCCGGGAGCTATCCACCCTACTCTAAACCCCGGCGCCAGCGTTTTTGAAAACGACGAACACAGCAATACTCGACCATCCTCGTCAAACGATTTAACCGTTCTGGGCCGCGGATATGAATAGGCAATGTCGCCATAAATATCGTCTTCAATAATAGCGACATCGTATTCTCGTGCCATATCGTAAAGCGCTTTTTTCTTATCATCAGGCATAACAAAGCCTTGAGGATTATTGACGGTAGGGGCTACTAGAATAGCTTTCACAGGCCACTGATCTAGTGCCAGCTTTAGGGCATCTAAACTCAAGCCAGTTTCGGAGTCGGTAGGTATTTCTAGTGCTTTTAAATTCGCACCTTTTATCGCTTGCATGGCACCGTAAAAGCCTGGTGATTCAACCACAATCACATCACCCGCATCGGCTACCGCACGAAGGCATACCGACAATGCTTCTTGGCAACCAGAGGTAACAATGAACTCGTCAGACTGTAGTCTGCAACCCGAGGCTGCGGTAAGTCGGCTAAGCTGCTTCCTGAGATTGCGATCGCCCTTCACATCACCATACACCATGCCATCAAGTGGCCGGTTTTTCGTTAGCTCATGCAGGCGCTTTGTTAGTGGCTTAAGGGTTTTAGCGGTCATATTAGGCATGGCGTGCTGGAACTGGCATCGCGTTTCAATATCACTGTCTTTGTTGAACGTATTCAACAACATGTTGAGTACATCTTCCCACTGAGACACATCCATAGGCCGTTGCGGCGGCTTGGTCATTTTAGGCGTGTTATTCAATGTGGAATTTGACGATACGAAATAGCCTGATTTAGGCTTCGCTTCAACGTACATTTGAGACTCTAAAACCCGATAGGCTTCTTGCACGGTAGCGATGCTAACGTGATGCTCTGCAGACAATTGCCTTACCGAGGGAAGCTTATCCCCTTCCCCAAATAGGCCGCGATCTATTTGCGCTTTTAGTTCACTCGCAAGCGACTCATACAGTGTCATTTATATTTCTCAATACAGACTATCCCCATACAGATAACTATACCTTAAATTATCACCATAATTTACCATACAGTTGTAATGGTTATAGAGCATACAGTCGCCTAAAACGCGTATCTGTATGGCAAACTTTTAGCACTTTTGGCTCTAATGCATACACACATTTCACCGTACTATTCTTTGGCGTTATGAGTAACGCTGATTAATCTGCTACTCAACTGTCACTTATTAGTTTGAATAAAGAATAGAGAAAGGATTACCATGGAAACTTCGTTACTTTTTGCACTGGCCACGTTTGCTTTTGTTAGCACAGTAACGCCGGGGCCCAATAACCTAATGCTATTGGCATCAGGGGCGCAGTACGGTTACAAAAAGTCGATTCCGCATATGATCGGAATTGTTATTGGCGTAGCAGGCCTAATGATTAGTACGCTGTTGGGTGTAGGGGCACTTTTCACCTTATTTCCCGCCTTGTATACCGTACTAAAAGTACTGGGCATTACTTATTTATTGTGGCTGGCTATAAAAATTGCTACCGCCCCTACTGATGAAATTGAAATTAAGAAAACCACCCGACAAGGGCCACTAAAATGGTGGGAAGGCGCATTATTTCAATTAATTAACCCTAAAGCGTGGATGATGGCATTGGCTAGCGTGGGCACATTTACGTTACCTGGCGAACACTATGCAGAATCTGGATTAGCTATTGTGTTAGCGTTTGCCTTAATCGGTTTTCCGTGTATTTCAATATGGGCTGCCGTGGGCGCAAAAATTAAAATTTGGCTTAGCTCGCCCATGCGCAGAAAGCGTTTCAACTTCACCATGGCCGCAGCCACCGCTGCTACCTTGTTTTTGATTGTGTGAAAAGCAGTAAAGAACATGAGAGTATGTTAACGACTAGACGATGGACTCCCCCATACCAACGCCCTGATAAAAATGGTTTAGCCGCTTTGGCTTGCAAGTAAGCTAAGGATAACTTGCTGCGGCTAAACCCGTTTTAAAAAAGCATTAAGGCGCGAAAAAGAAGCCTTTATCTACCCCACTAAAATTGTTTTTATGATTCAACAAGTACCTTTTGTTCTTCGCGCCATCTATCAATCGTAAAATATTGTTCTGTGAGTCGTTGTTAGCCATATTGCTGATACTAAAATTCAACTGCGTAACATTTTCTGGCATACCGAGAATTTCAAAGATAAACACCGACAAATGATCATCGAGTTTTATTTTGCCTTCGCCCAAATGTAATTGGCTTTTGATGACTTCTTGCGTTTTTTCACCTCGGCTAAACGCCTTCACATCAAAGGCTTGTTTAATGTGGGCCACTAATCGTTGCTTATACGCCGTGCTGTCTTTTGATATTGTCTTTAACTTGGCCTTGTCGCTACTGCTGGCAATAAGCGACTGGTCGATACCGTACAGTGGCGTCATTACTTCATATATCCAGCGGCCATCATCTAAATGACGAATTTGAAAAGTGGCAATATTGCTATCGTGCGCATTACTTACGCCTGAAAACATCAATGCACAAATCAATAAGATAAATTTAACTTTTTTACGCATTTGCAGCACCTGTAAGCCTTATGCCGATATATCTAAGGGCATAAGGCATCAATTTGAGGTTATTGAACAGAGAAGTCGTTTCTATCGACGTAGCTTCCCATCAAACAGACCGGTACAGTTGGCGCCCCCGTTTCTAATGCATGGTAATGGTATGCGCCATCTGGGAACTCTTCGGTGGCATGGGTATGGCCATTACACTCATCAATAGTGGCTACATCAGCAGGAAGGGTGTTGGTCCCGTCAATCAGATCGTAAGCAGCGTAGATAGGAAAACCGTCTTTCGCTAAGCCCGCAAACGCAGCGTGATCTTCGTATTCAATATAAGTATTGGTACAACTAATGCCGTACAGATTAGTGAAGTTGTATTCTGGTGCATCGAACACCGTATTGATAGATTGAGGAATAAAGTGCCAATGATAATACCCGGCAGGATCAGCATGACCACCGCAATGATCTAACGCGGGGATGTTTCCGCTACCTGTGCCACCAATACCCGCTTCAGCAGTTGTCACACTGGGCGGATCGCCTTTAATTGGAATACCATTAATACCTAAACCGATACTGCCAACGGTAGGAATATAATAGGCTTCAGAGCGAAATTCTGGGGTGACGGGAATTAAATACGTTACTGTTAAACTTGAGTCGAAAGCCATAGATAAACAGTAACTGAAGTCGCCACCGCCACCAGAGCGAATATTCCCATCCTCATCAACAATATCGTAGCCGTCTGCGTCCATTCCTTGTGCCGCATCAACTAGCGATTGAAAGCCAGGGTTGGTTTCACCGTCGTAAACTCCTAAACCAGCTTCAATTCTAGGCGTAGATATGGAATCGGGGCAATAAGGCCCAACGGTCCCCTCACCTTCGGTATCACCCACGGTATTGGCTGCAAAGGTTAGCTCATAACAGGTGGTTTCGCTGCCGTTTTCAAGGGTACAGCTCACTTCGTTCTCGGTAAGTGGTAATACGGTAAATAAATCTACGTTGTAGTAAGTAGTTATCTCGTCATCCACTGTGTCGTCTACAGAATCATCTTGCGTATCATCATCGACAATGACCTCATCCACAACACTTGTATCATCACTTGACCCACCACAACCAACTAAGGTTACAGAGAATATGAACGCAATTAGAAACACTTTAACACTATGCATATTGGCAAACCTTTTAATTCCCAGAATGAGATGGTATGCCTAATTTTTTAGTTTTGGGAGTTTGAAAGGAAAACTTCACAGTAATTGCACATTTCGTAAGTGCTGTAACGCACATGACTGATCAATACGTGACTAAGATATGATGGCGGCACTGGCGGGTAAATACTTCTGACATACTGACATTCTGTCGTGAGAACTTATCGGTAAGGATTTTCGCCCATAGCAACCACAACACAAAACAAACGTAAATCTAGTTCTAACTGGTGGTAATCCGGCTCCATATAACAACAAAGTTGATAGAAGCCCTTGTTGTGATCTTTTTCTTTGAAATGAGCAAGTTCATGTACCACTAGCGCCTTTAATAATGGTTCGGGGGCGTGCAATAAGTCGCTGTTAATGGCTAAGTCATGTTTACGTGTTTTACCCTGCATACGATAGGTATGCGTACCTAAGGCATTAGTAACCATATCACCTTGCTTTTTAAAGGCCGCTCGGCCAAATGGGGGCGCATTTTTTACATAACGCTTTTTAAGGTCGGTAGCATAATTATAAAGTAACTTATCGGTCGTTATAGTATGCGCATTGGGGTATTTTTTAACGAGGTAATTGCTTAACTTGTTGTCAGCTATTAGTTGAAGTGCTTGCGCAACAACACTTGCAGGGTAGCCATTAAAATATCGTGCGTAGTCACTCACTTCACTTTCTCCTTAGTACGCACAATTATAAAGGAATCCCAATCAAGCCTCTATCGAATCCCCACATTAATTTAAAGTTACTATATAGTCAGGTCTATCCTGATGTGGCAGTATTTATTTAATTCGAAGGCCTGCGTTTTGTTGGCCGACTAGATAAGGGAAATCTATGCTGATGAACGCGCGTAAATATACTGGTATTGCTCTTGCAGTAACTGTTGCCATTTTAAGTGGTTGTGGCGGCGGAGGGAGTGGCGGTAACACAGTTACACCCGTAACAACTACACCACCTGTTAGCAGCGGGCCGTCATGGGAGCCCGGTGTTTTTGAATCACAGTCAACGTTCATCGCAAAGTGTGAAACACCAAGAACAGGCACAGATCCTTTTACGGGTAGTGCTTACCCTGATTCGCAAGGCTCAGCACTAGAAGAAAAGTTATGGCTACGTTCATGGACTAACGATACCTACCTTTGGTACGACGAAGTTGATGACAACAACCCAGATAACTTTTCGGTATTAGGCTACTTCAATCAATTAAAAAGCAACGAATTAACCCCAAGCGGAACTGCAAAAGATAACTTTCACTTTTCTCAGGATACCGCTGAATACAACGAACTAACCCAAACCGGTGTCTCTTCTGGCTACGGCTTTGACTGGGAGTTTGTTGCTAACACTTCGCCCCGTGAGCTTGTGGTTCGATTTACTGAACCAGACTCTCCCGCAGCGTTAGCCAATGTTCCTCGCGGCGCTTCATTGATTACAATTAACGGGATTGATTTCGTTAACGACAACAGCCAAAGCGGTGTAGATGCCATTAACGCCGCACTTTTCCCCGACAACGCAGGCACGGTAACTAGCTTCGAGTTCGAACTTATTGATGGCAGTCCACTGGTGGTAGATATCACATCTTCTGATATAAGCGTAGCGCCGGTGCAAAATGTGAACATTTTTGACACTACAAACGGTAAAACTGGCTACTTTCAGTTCAATACGTTTATTCGCACGGCCCAAGATGATCTTATCGATGCGTTTGACTTATTCGTAAACGAGAACGTAACCGAACTGGTTATAGATTTGCGTTACAACGGTGGTGGCTTGTTAGCACTGGCTTCTCAGGTTTCTTATATGGTTGCGGGGCCAAGCCAAACCAATAACGCTATTTTCGAAACCACCCGCTTTAATGATAAGAGCACAACAACGAACCCAGTGACCGGAGAGGCGCTACAATCCACACCATTTTACCGCAATGAAATAGACTACAATGCAGGCGTATTAACCAGTACCTTGTTGCCTAGCTTGTCACTCACTCGCGTATATGTGATCACCACAGGTTCAACATGTTCTGCCAGTGAAGCGGTAATGAACGCCTTACGTGGTATAGATGTAGATGTGGTTCAAATAGGATCCACTACCTGTGGCAAACCCTATGGTTTTTACCCTACCGACAACTGCGGCGAAACCTATTTTACTATTCAATTCCAAGGCGTGAATAATAAAGGGTTTGGTGATTATGCCGACGGCTTTATGCCAACAGATTCACCAAACTTCGACTTTGAACTACCAGGTTGTGCTGTAGAGGACGACTTTACAGCAGCACTAGGCAACCCCGAAGAAGGTATGTTGGCAGCAGCGTTAGGATATTCTGCGACAGGAAATTGCCCAGTAGTGACTTC
Proteins encoded in this window:
- a CDS encoding aminotransferase-like domain-containing protein; the protein is MTLYESLASELKAQIDRGLFGEGDKLPSVRQLSAEHHVSIATVQEAYRVLESQMYVEAKPKSGYFVSSNSTLNNTPKMTKPPQRPMDVSQWEDVLNMLLNTFNKDSDIETRCQFQHAMPNMTAKTLKPLTKRLHELTKNRPLDGMVYGDVKGDRNLRKQLSRLTAASGCRLQSDEFIVTSGCQEALSVCLRAVADAGDVIVVESPGFYGAMQAIKGANLKALEIPTDSETGLSLDALKLALDQWPVKAILVAPTVNNPQGFVMPDDKKKALYDMAREYDVAIIEDDIYGDIAYSYPRPRTVKSFDEDGRVLLCSSFSKTLAPGFRVGWIAPGSFRNKVLHAKYVSSSMCPTLPQLAIASYIEQGGYDKHIRAMRHYYLSARDALRADIKRYFPTDTCVSYPQGGYVLWVELNTKYDAVKLADKAKEYGIYIAPGQLFSATGKYRNCLRFNFIDGSQEVRTESIKLLGALIETLA
- a CDS encoding LysE family translocator; amino-acid sequence: METSLLFALATFAFVSTVTPGPNNLMLLASGAQYGYKKSIPHMIGIVIGVAGLMISTLLGVGALFTLFPALYTVLKVLGITYLLWLAIKIATAPTDEIEIKKTTRQGPLKWWEGALFQLINPKAWMMALASVGTFTLPGEHYAESGLAIVLAFALIGFPCISIWAAVGAKIKIWLSSPMRRKRFNFTMAAATAATLFLIV
- a CDS encoding YHYH protein, with the translated sequence MHSVKVFLIAFIFSVTLVGCGGSSDDTSVVDEVIVDDDTQDDSVDDTVDDEITTYYNVDLFTVLPLTENEVSCTLENGSETTCYELTFAANTVGDTEGEGTVGPYCPDSISTPRIEAGLGVYDGETNPGFQSLVDAAQGMDADGYDIVDEDGNIRSGGGGDFSYCLSMAFDSSLTVTYLIPVTPEFRSEAYYIPTVGSIGLGINGIPIKGDPPSVTTAEAGIGGTGSGNIPALDHCGGHADPAGYYHWHFIPQSINTVFDAPEYNFTNLYGISCTNTYIEYEDHAAFAGLAKDGFPIYAAYDLIDGTNTLPADVATIDECNGHTHATEEFPDGAYHYHALETGAPTVPVCLMGSYVDRNDFSVQ
- a CDS encoding M48 metallopeptidase family protein → MSDYARYFNGYPASVVAQALQLIADNKLSNYLVKKYPNAHTITTDKLLYNYATDLKKRYVKNAPPFGRAAFKKQGDMVTNALGTHTYRMQGKTRKHDLAINSDLLHAPEPLLKALVVHELAHFKEKDHNKGFYQLCCYMEPDYHQLELDLRLFCVVVAMGENPYR
- a CDS encoding S41 family peptidase, with protein sequence MNARKYTGIALAVTVAILSGCGGGGSGGNTVTPVTTTPPVSSGPSWEPGVFESQSTFIAKCETPRTGTDPFTGSAYPDSQGSALEEKLWLRSWTNDTYLWYDEVDDNNPDNFSVLGYFNQLKSNELTPSGTAKDNFHFSQDTAEYNELTQTGVSSGYGFDWEFVANTSPRELVVRFTEPDSPAALANVPRGASLITINGIDFVNDNSQSGVDAINAALFPDNAGTVTSFEFELIDGSPLVVDITSSDISVAPVQNVNIFDTTNGKTGYFQFNTFIRTAQDDLIDAFDLFVNENVTELVIDLRYNGGGLLALASQVSYMVAGPSQTNNAIFETTRFNDKSTTTNPVTGEALQSTPFYRNEIDYNAGVLTSTLLPSLSLTRVYVITTGSTCSASEAVMNALRGIDVDVVQIGSTTCGKPYGFYPTDNCGETYFTIQFQGVNNKGFGDYADGFMPTDSPNFDFELPGCAVEDDFTAALGNPEEGMLAAALGYSATGNCPVVTSVEDLADASTGKENMASTSENAQAQGSALLAIDNPNTQRETLILHNKINEPVIEERK